A single Acidobacteriota bacterium DNA region contains:
- a CDS encoding AlpA family phage regulatory protein: MNRLPREQEQFYTMSQTSEIVCLSESSIRRRIERGSFPLPVPVGRRRLFVASEIHEWVRGQITAARAGS, translated from the coding sequence GTGAACCGTCTACCGCGAGAGCAAGAGCAGTTCTACACCATGTCCCAGACCAGCGAGATCGTCTGTCTCAGCGAGAGCTCGATCCGCCGGAGGATCGAGAGAGGGAGCTTCCCCCTACCCGTCCCGGTGGGGCGCCGCCGGCTCTTCGTGGCCTCGGAGATCCACGAGTGGGTGCGGGGGCAGATCACCGCCGCCCGGGCTGGCTCGTGA
- a CDS encoding helix-turn-helix transcriptional regulator — translation MTDPFQHLPDALLALRRRRSLSQREVADRTGLALSSVASYERGERSPTVSSLGTWMTGVGVTLDELFEVLCELRGEPPRLAELRSAGADPRGSETRSAASEAFSAEDVATLKRVAWIFRGMLAGGAENELAAPASRGLREAADGGSEDPPEQGAALKN, via the coding sequence ATGACCGACCCATTCCAACACCTCCCCGACGCCCTCCTCGCACTCCGCCGGCGACGCAGCCTCTCCCAGCGGGAAGTCGCCGACCGGACGGGGCTGGCGCTCAGCTCCGTCGCTTCCTATGAGCGGGGGGAGAGATCTCCTACCGTTAGCTCGTTGGGCACGTGGATGACCGGGGTAGGGGTGACTTTGGACGAGCTCTTCGAAGTGCTCTGTGAGCTCCGCGGCGAGCCGCCCCGGCTCGCCGAGTTGCGGTCGGCCGGAGCCGATCCCCGGGGATCAGAGACGAGGTCTGCAGCCTCAGAAGCCTTTAGTGCGGAGGACGTCGCTACTTTGAAGCGGGTGGCTTGGATTTTCCGGGGCATGCTGGCCGGTGGGGCCGAGAATGAGCTGGCCGCTCCCGCATCCCGTGGCCTTCGAGAGGCAGCCGACGGTGGCTCCGAGGATCCGCCGGAGCAGGGAGCTGCTCTCAAGAACTGA